One Thermicanus aegyptius DSM 12793 DNA segment encodes these proteins:
- a CDS encoding CRISPR-associated helicase/endonuclease Cas3, giving the protein MSFSLNNWRTHPSVLHLESILAKSERRSEGSESLLDHTFNVILALKYLLDRHPHVWEFKEELFWAALLHDFGKMANGFQRQLTTDEPWGERHEVLSLSFLDWVIPPSEEILRKHVITAVLTHHKEWEKLIERYPPYSSVSEKHIEEQVRELPGHLFPDLWDFIREVVPVWKRELGFGEILWGEIWRDKRNRAPRFQDFVPRAVHVIMTAIHQTDREIHQKFGMRKLDKAEAKIGILLRGALLASDHRASAGRIEIQPLKVSSQREIMERFHLDEDHLYPHQRQVMKVKGSALLIAPTGSGKTEAALLWAFASSFSHFIYLLPYQASMNAMYLRLHSIFPGAVSLKHGRDLQFYYYRLMEMEIGTESAEKEARKIRNVVNLHLFPIRVSSPYQILKVFFRTKGYEAEIVRLSNNRIVVDEIHVYDVVRTAMLIKAFGYLQREWGVEFLFMTATFPQLLQQVLQEELRFQALIKPASEFYQKVRRHHIHFIHRDLLDDESIRIIESRIEKGERVLIVCNTISRAMKMYRRLKAGKIKITLLLLHGKLHGRDRLQVEKEILERMNKPSSQKIPTVLVATQAVEVSLDVSFEVGFSDPAPLEAMLQRLGRVNRKPFPPEKICDFYICTSPTRFQGIYREEEVLRSLEILRKNGESFILDEGRVNEWLDWIYSGDLRDDWLTRYRFEAERFKRAILDSLAPYSADKEFSDEFFEQFDSIPVLAVNLMEEYITLANRSYLEADQLLVPVSRYFYNKYKSEEKPVGLEDVHVVNVYYVNGLGLDVKNEDEGD; this is encoded by the coding sequence ATGAGTTTTTCCCTCAATAATTGGCGCACGCATCCCTCCGTACTTCACCTGGAATCCATTCTTGCCAAGTCGGAAAGAAGGTCGGAAGGATCCGAATCTCTTCTGGATCATACATTTAACGTGATCCTAGCGTTAAAATATTTGCTTGATCGCCATCCGCATGTCTGGGAATTTAAAGAAGAGCTTTTTTGGGCGGCACTACTCCATGATTTTGGCAAGATGGCTAATGGGTTCCAGAGGCAGTTAACCACTGACGAACCTTGGGGAGAGAGACATGAAGTCCTCTCCCTCTCTTTCCTTGACTGGGTCATCCCTCCTTCGGAAGAGATCTTGCGGAAACATGTGATTACTGCAGTTCTTACCCATCACAAAGAATGGGAAAAACTGATCGAACGTTATCCTCCCTATTCTTCCGTAAGTGAGAAACATATAGAGGAGCAGGTGAGGGAACTTCCCGGTCATCTCTTTCCTGATCTATGGGATTTCATCCGTGAGGTGGTGCCGGTCTGGAAACGTGAATTGGGATTTGGTGAGATCCTTTGGGGAGAGATATGGAGGGATAAGAGGAATCGCGCACCCAGATTCCAAGACTTCGTCCCCCGTGCAGTCCATGTCATTATGACCGCAATTCACCAAACTGACCGTGAGATCCATCAAAAGTTTGGAATGCGGAAACTGGATAAAGCGGAAGCCAAGATCGGGATACTCCTACGAGGGGCCCTACTGGCAAGTGATCATCGTGCTTCGGCAGGAAGGATTGAGATACAACCCCTAAAGGTCTCTTCCCAACGAGAGATCATGGAACGGTTTCATCTGGATGAGGATCACCTCTATCCCCATCAACGGCAAGTGATGAAGGTAAAGGGATCCGCTCTTCTCATCGCCCCCACAGGAAGCGGGAAAACAGAAGCGGCCTTACTTTGGGCTTTTGCTTCATCCTTTTCACATTTCATCTATCTTCTCCCCTATCAGGCCAGCATGAATGCCATGTATTTGCGCCTTCATTCCATCTTCCCTGGGGCTGTCTCTCTAAAGCATGGGAGGGATTTGCAATTTTATTATTATCGGCTGATGGAAATGGAGATCGGGACTGAGAGCGCGGAAAAAGAAGCGAGGAAAATACGGAACGTTGTAAACCTACATCTCTTCCCCATTCGCGTTTCTTCACCTTATCAGATCCTGAAAGTATTTTTTCGGACCAAAGGGTATGAAGCGGAAATCGTCCGGCTATCCAATAATCGCATCGTGGTCGATGAGATTCATGTTTATGACGTGGTTCGGACCGCCATGTTGATAAAAGCTTTTGGGTATTTGCAGAGGGAATGGGGGGTTGAGTTCCTCTTCATGACAGCTACTTTTCCACAACTTCTTCAGCAGGTTTTGCAAGAAGAGCTTCGCTTTCAGGCATTGATTAAACCGGCATCCGAGTTTTATCAGAAAGTGCGGAGGCATCATATTCATTTCATTCACCGCGATCTGCTCGACGATGAGTCGATCCGGATCATCGAAAGCCGTATAGAAAAAGGAGAGAGAGTGCTGATCGTCTGCAACACAATATCTAGGGCGATGAAGATGTACAGGCGATTAAAAGCGGGCAAAATAAAAATTACTTTGCTGCTCCTTCATGGGAAATTGCATGGAAGGGATCGTTTACAGGTGGAGAAAGAAATCCTGGAACGAATGAACAAGCCTTCCTCCCAAAAGATACCTACCGTTTTGGTAGCGACCCAAGCGGTTGAAGTTAGCCTGGATGTTAGCTTTGAGGTCGGGTTTAGCGATCCGGCTCCCTTAGAAGCGATGCTCCAACGGTTGGGAAGAGTGAATCGGAAACCATTTCCACCCGAAAAGATTTGTGATTTTTATATCTGTACCTCACCTACCCGTTTTCAAGGGATATACAGGGAGGAAGAGGTCCTTCGATCCTTAGAAATTCTTCGAAAAAACGGCGAAAGCTTCATTCTGGATGAAGGCAGGGTAAATGAGTGGCTTGATTGGATCTATTCCGGAGATTTGCGTGACGATTGGCTGACACGGTATCGTTTTGAGGCGGAAAGGTTTAAGCGGGCAATCCTGGATTCGCTCGCCCCGTATTCCGCCGATAAAGAGTTTTCTGATGAGTTCTTTGAACAATTCGACAGCATCCCTGTCCTGGCCGTCAATCTTATGGAGGAGTATATCACGCTTGCCAACCGCTCTTACCTGGAAGCGGACCAATTGCTCGTTCCTGTTTCGAGATATTTTTATAATAAATATAAGTCCGAGGAGAAACCGGTTGGGCTGGAGGATGTTCATGTTGTCAATGTTTATTATGTGAATGGATTGGGTCTGGATGTGAAGAATGAAGACGAAGGAGACTAA
- the cas5b gene encoding type I-B CRISPR-associated protein Cas5b codes for MEVLKLEFEGMTASFRYPHYTWGRQPTYFMPPPSTIYGLISAAIGNWVDPHTMKFAYQFQYESKSEDLEHVHAVSASGGSFPYQGQKVPKNLDGNINPIQREFLYHPKLTLYLDRLDFREPFLEPRYPLVLGRSQDLITLLSAKILKLQESDKVYFEHTLLPWEWRPLTRMGITVMMPQFIDTANERQVTFARFIILQQRLYSLQNEERSLSNKHVMMQIGHQHRKFWFDPEMDEEKGYGRGVIFHEFFPQ; via the coding sequence ATGGAAGTCCTTAAACTTGAGTTTGAAGGGATGACGGCTTCTTTTCGCTACCCCCATTACACATGGGGTAGGCAACCTACCTATTTCATGCCGCCACCATCCACCATTTATGGGCTCATTAGTGCGGCCATCGGGAACTGGGTGGATCCCCACACCATGAAGTTTGCCTATCAGTTTCAATATGAAAGCAAAAGTGAAGATTTGGAACATGTCCATGCCGTTTCCGCTTCCGGTGGCAGTTTTCCCTACCAAGGACAGAAGGTACCGAAGAATCTTGATGGAAACATCAATCCGATTCAAAGGGAGTTTCTTTATCACCCGAAATTAACCCTTTACTTGGATCGTCTGGATTTCAGGGAACCATTCCTTGAGCCGCGTTACCCCCTCGTCCTTGGCCGCTCCCAGGATCTGATTACCCTTCTATCGGCCAAGATCCTAAAGCTGCAGGAGTCGGATAAGGTATATTTTGAACATACGCTTCTCCCCTGGGAATGGAGGCCCTTGACGAGAATGGGCATAACGGTCATGATGCCTCAATTTATCGACACTGCCAATGAACGTCAAGTGACATTTGCCCGATTTATCATCCTCCAGCAAAGGCTTTATTCCCTTCAAAATGAGGAGAGGAGTCTGTCGAATAAGCATGTGATGATGCAGATCGGTCATCAACATCGGAAATTTTGGTTTGATCCTGAAATGGATGAAGAGAAAGGGTATGGGCGGGGGGTAATCTTTCATGAGTTTTTCCCTCAATAA
- the cas7i gene encoding type I-B CRISPR-associated protein Cas7/Cst2/DevR — MSHLTGLLLIDASASALNNLGTLTGERTDNKVGVKQIFVGSKSYPYVSAQAFRYWLRTTLETSGEIEWHNAPIFREAKIAYTDSNPIRYWDDDLFGYMRAESKKKGAKKEEEREETPTTATLTRVSPFRVSTLVAIAPTRVVDDFGVMARHEGDPVPHEHQFYRSTLKGLLSLDLRSAGTFWTVSKTGFKNLDEVRIKEAQESGLEKVTVDSMEAYRLSDRQRGARIASLLQGIAALEGGAKQSLHYTDVTPSFVLFAVTKGGNHPFNYVVQANRDGDPIIHTEALREVLRVYHDQILSPLYVGWPRGYMDGQREEVVSLLNELRENHILEDYVIGHPREVVLQLAASFNDESHYKWLD, encoded by the coding sequence ATGTCCCATTTAACAGGTTTATTGTTAATCGATGCATCGGCATCCGCGTTAAATAATCTCGGAACGCTAACGGGGGAAAGGACAGACAACAAGGTGGGCGTAAAGCAAATCTTCGTTGGCAGCAAAAGTTATCCCTATGTTTCCGCCCAGGCATTCCGTTACTGGCTCCGCACCACCCTGGAAACCTCCGGAGAGATTGAATGGCACAACGCCCCCATTTTCCGTGAAGCGAAGATCGCTTACACGGACTCCAATCCGATTCGCTATTGGGATGATGATCTCTTCGGATATATGCGCGCAGAATCGAAGAAAAAAGGTGCGAAAAAGGAAGAAGAAAGGGAGGAAACCCCAACGACCGCGACCTTAACCCGCGTCTCTCCCTTTCGGGTCAGCACATTAGTCGCTATAGCTCCGACCCGCGTGGTGGACGATTTCGGCGTGATGGCCCGTCACGAAGGCGATCCTGTTCCCCATGAACATCAATTTTACCGGTCTACCCTCAAAGGACTATTATCCCTCGACCTTCGATCCGCCGGGACGTTTTGGACGGTCTCAAAGACGGGCTTTAAGAATTTGGATGAAGTCCGCATCAAAGAGGCGCAGGAAAGCGGGCTTGAAAAGGTGACGGTAGATTCCATGGAGGCATACCGCCTTTCCGATCGCCAAAGAGGAGCGCGGATCGCTTCTCTTTTACAAGGAATTGCGGCTTTGGAAGGCGGGGCGAAACAATCCCTTCATTATACCGATGTAACCCCCAGCTTTGTCCTCTTTGCCGTGACCAAAGGAGGAAATCATCCTTTTAACTATGTGGTACAAGCGAATCGCGATGGAGACCCCATTATCCATACGGAAGCCCTGCGAGAAGTATTACGGGTTTATCATGATCAGATCCTCTCTCCGTTGTATGTGGGTTGGCCGCGTGGATATATGGATGGACAAAGGGAAGAGGTCGTCTCCCTGCTGAATGAATTGCGGGAGAACCATATCCTCGAAGATTATGTAATCGGCCATCCCCGGGAAGTGGTTTTGCAACTTGCCGCATCGTTTAACGATGAGAGTCATTACAAATGGCTTGATTAG
- the cas8a1 gene encoding type I-B CRISPR-associated protein Cas8b1/Cst1, translating to MLTNHPMIDVGIAVIVSHFDLDDPADVTKEQLKEFAQYLEKTYSSPYFHSFLSVLFPNSAYVNPTMKEERKREALDEVLYGFLKDEEGSNGTCSFCGQPSHFRAFRQHVPLLTGEGLINFFPSRRTGLEICPYCLLAVQAFPLGSLKISGQAFFVHADDFNVTIELAHRFKLMNEQNALLKEAKASPDMKYPKTQFIRQFLEVDRFLKYEEPEGSVTIYHLTNYGTNADISMYHLPVQILSFVYDMKSAAFYQTWQQMAHDAWGVPSKKGKKGEKGTQSFNLPNRLYEDLFDLPAGYASFIRTHLVEGAIRRYKSLLNGKEKDILHYWEIGKHLMKEVVQVREEKIEEIKQMADRLVEYLLKTDDHHFFQRFYHLRNRNKYVEYEELRNLFIKANNHAIRHGANLDQSWELPITFDQFINVFEQWEDPYEGNWQVGRDLILIRMMEQLYEKKWFTRHREILKESEPEEDENQLEKEEA from the coding sequence ATGCTAACGAATCATCCGATGATTGATGTAGGGATTGCGGTGATTGTAAGCCATTTCGATCTTGATGATCCTGCCGACGTCACGAAAGAACAATTAAAGGAGTTTGCCCAATATCTCGAGAAAACCTACTCCTCGCCATACTTTCACTCGTTTCTCTCCGTTCTCTTTCCTAATTCCGCTTATGTCAATCCGACGATGAAGGAAGAGCGGAAACGGGAAGCATTAGATGAGGTTCTGTATGGTTTTCTAAAAGATGAAGAAGGATCTAATGGAACCTGCTCCTTTTGCGGGCAACCTTCCCACTTTCGCGCATTTCGCCAACACGTTCCACTCCTTACCGGTGAGGGGTTAATCAATTTTTTCCCGAGCCGTCGAACAGGATTGGAAATATGTCCTTATTGTTTGTTGGCGGTTCAAGCCTTCCCCCTGGGTTCCCTTAAAATCTCCGGTCAAGCCTTCTTTGTTCATGCCGATGATTTTAATGTCACGATTGAGCTCGCCCACCGGTTTAAACTAATGAACGAACAGAATGCTTTGCTTAAGGAGGCCAAGGCATCTCCTGATATGAAATATCCGAAAACCCAGTTTATTCGACAATTCCTAGAGGTGGATCGTTTTTTGAAATACGAAGAGCCGGAAGGTTCTGTGACTATCTACCATCTTACAAATTATGGGACAAACGCGGATATTTCCATGTATCATCTACCGGTGCAGATTCTCTCCTTTGTGTATGACATGAAAAGTGCTGCCTTCTATCAAACTTGGCAGCAAATGGCACATGATGCCTGGGGAGTTCCATCGAAGAAGGGAAAGAAAGGAGAAAAAGGAACTCAATCCTTCAATCTTCCCAACCGCCTGTATGAAGATCTCTTCGATCTTCCGGCCGGATATGCTTCATTTATTCGCACACATCTCGTGGAAGGGGCAATTCGGCGATACAAGTCGCTTTTAAACGGGAAAGAAAAGGATATTCTTCATTATTGGGAAATAGGGAAACATTTGATGAAGGAGGTGGTGCAGGTGAGAGAGGAGAAAATCGAAGAAATAAAACAGATGGCCGATCGGCTGGTAGAATATCTGTTAAAGACGGACGATCACCATTTTTTTCAGAGGTTTTATCATTTACGGAATAGGAACAAATATGTGGAATATGAAGAATTGCGAAATCTCTTTATTAAGGCCAACAATCATGCCATCCGTCATGGAGCAAATCTCGATCAATCGTGGGAACTTCCCATCACTTTTGATCAATTTATCAACGTCTTTGAACAATGGGAGGATCCCTATGAAGGAAACTGGCAGGTGGGAAGAGACCTCATTCTCATACGGATGATGGAACAATTGTATGAGAAGAAGTGGTTTACCCGTCATCGGGAAATCCTCAAGGAGAGTGAGCCGGAAGAGGATGAAAATCAATTGGAAAAGGAGGAAGCGTAA
- the cas6 gene encoding CRISPR system precrRNA processing endoribonuclease RAMP protein Cas6: MKYLDAGEELWAMLSQLKVARFTATFQAGNRGLFMPRYKGSLFRGAMGHAFRELTCACPRRPGEPVREHLEDCIYQYLFETKLPKDLPNLQGNEEAVRPFLLLPPLEEKEYYAPGERFQLSFTLFGKGIDYLPFFILVLERIGEMGLGKEKLRAELRQVFYEDLAGDLFPIYNGEEKVLCKEYPVYEAGSLSSMPPADGELNLYFLTPLRMKDKDHLLTRPDFKALVRGIIRRAVSLLLIHQEGNVEIPDYRPFIEQTDRIVSIADETRWFDWERYSNRQKERMKLGGVVGKITYSGPWHPYYRFLKLGEWIHVGKSTVFGLGKIKVIP; the protein is encoded by the coding sequence ATGAAATATTTAGACGCCGGAGAAGAATTGTGGGCCATGCTCTCTCAGCTTAAAGTCGCACGCTTTACCGCCACGTTTCAGGCGGGAAATCGGGGGTTGTTCATGCCCAGGTATAAGGGTTCTTTATTTCGCGGTGCGATGGGGCACGCCTTCCGGGAATTAACATGCGCCTGCCCGCGGCGTCCCGGAGAGCCTGTGAGAGAACATTTGGAGGATTGCATCTATCAATATCTCTTTGAGACGAAATTGCCGAAGGATCTTCCCAACCTGCAGGGGAATGAAGAGGCGGTCCGCCCCTTTCTCCTTCTCCCTCCTTTAGAAGAGAAGGAGTATTATGCTCCCGGAGAGCGTTTTCAATTATCTTTCACATTATTCGGCAAGGGAATTGATTATCTCCCCTTTTTTATTCTGGTGTTGGAACGAATTGGGGAGATGGGACTTGGGAAGGAGAAGCTTAGAGCGGAGCTTCGCCAGGTTTTTTATGAAGATCTCGCCGGAGATTTGTTTCCAATTTATAATGGGGAGGAGAAAGTATTGTGCAAAGAGTATCCCGTTTATGAAGCGGGCTCCCTTTCTTCTATGCCCCCGGCGGATGGAGAACTGAACCTCTATTTTTTAACTCCCCTCCGCATGAAGGACAAAGATCATCTTCTCACACGGCCTGATTTCAAGGCGCTGGTGAGGGGAATCATCAGACGGGCTGTTTCCCTTCTCCTCATCCATCAAGAGGGGAATGTTGAAATTCCCGATTACCGTCCTTTTATCGAACAGACGGACCGGATCGTGTCCATCGCCGATGAAACCCGCTGGTTTGACTGGGAGCGATACTCCAATCGGCAAAAGGAGCGCATGAAGTTAGGGGGGGTGGTGGGAAAGATAACGTATTCGGGGCCCTGGCATCCCTATTATCGGTTTCTTAAATTAGGGGAGTGGATTCATGTCGGAAAATCCACCGTTTTTGGGTTGGGAAAGATAAAAGTGATCCCATAA
- a CDS encoding RraA family protein, with translation MAEWKSLSTTSISDALGGLTNMDPGIKPVADHLRVVGRAYTVRLKAGDNTLVLKGIREANPGDVLVIDGKGYLYTAVCGDFVAGMAQMAGLAGMVVDGAIRDIAGIRKLNFPVFSRGTTVAAGEKGGKGETGGPISCGGVPVRSGDLIVGDADGVVVIPQEMEGEVLKKAKEKQAKDEERERRVLVDRETVLNYLDEMLK, from the coding sequence ATGGCGGAGTGGAAGAGCCTTTCCACCACGAGCATTTCCGATGCGTTGGGAGGACTGACCAACATGGATCCGGGAATCAAGCCCGTGGCGGATCATTTAAGAGTAGTGGGGAGAGCCTATACCGTGCGGCTCAAGGCGGGGGATAACACCCTGGTGTTAAAGGGGATCCGGGAGGCGAACCCTGGGGATGTGCTGGTGATAGATGGAAAGGGATACCTATACACCGCGGTTTGCGGAGACTTCGTCGCCGGTATGGCACAAATGGCAGGGCTTGCCGGCATGGTGGTCGACGGGGCGATTAGAGACATCGCAGGAATAAGGAAACTGAATTTCCCGGTTTTTAGCCGGGGGACGACGGTGGCGGCAGGAGAGAAAGGAGGCAAAGGAGAGACAGGCGGACCCATCTCCTGTGGAGGAGTTCCGGTGAGGTCGGGGGATCTCATCGTGGGAGATGCCGATGGAGTTGTGGTGATCCCTCAGGAGATGGAAGGTGAGGTGCTTAAAAAGGCAAAGGAGAAGCAGGCAAAGGACGAAGAACGGGAAAGACGCGTTTTGGTCGATCGAGAAACGGTGTTGAACTATTTGGATGAGATGTTAAAGTAA
- a CDS encoding solute symporter family protein — translation MNTQVFGIILFLIIVGVTLYITYWAAKRNKSTSDFYAAGRSLKGWQNGIAISGDYLSAASFLGIAGLIALNGYDGFMYSVGWLVGYLVVLYVVAEPLRNSGKYTIADVLAYRLKPVPVRTMAAVNTIVISTFYMIAQMVGAGAIIHLLVGIPYEVSVLIIGVLMIVYVVFGGMLATSWVQIIKAVLLMAATILISILVLAYFGFNLSSLFAGVAEKSGEAMLQPGLLYKNPIDLVSLGLALILGTAGMPHILIRFYTVPSAQEARTSVVWAMIIIGAFYIMTTFLGFGAAYFVGKETIVAQDKGGNMAAPLLAQYLAGGPGTVGGELFMATIAAVAFATIVAVVAGLTITASSAFAHDIYTNIIKKGKATELQQFKVARYTAFIVGAVAILIGILGKGQNVAYLVALAFAVAASANLPVILFSVYWKRFNTAGAVTGMLVGLIASVGLVILGPSVMKENALIHLANPGIISIPLGFLASILVTLMTKPETTDEKYEELYVKANTGIGAEL, via the coding sequence ATGAATACACAGGTATTCGGGATTATTCTCTTTCTTATCATCGTTGGTGTAACCCTTTACATCACCTACTGGGCGGCAAAGCGGAACAAGAGCACCAGCGATTTCTATGCTGCGGGACGTTCCCTCAAGGGATGGCAAAACGGCATCGCCATCTCCGGCGATTATTTGAGCGCGGCATCCTTTCTGGGGATTGCCGGACTGATTGCATTAAACGGTTATGATGGATTCATGTATTCCGTCGGTTGGCTTGTCGGCTATCTGGTCGTCTTGTACGTGGTGGCGGAACCTTTAAGGAACTCGGGAAAATATACCATTGCGGACGTTTTGGCCTATCGGTTGAAGCCGGTGCCGGTCCGCACGATGGCGGCGGTCAACACGATCGTGATTAGTACCTTTTATATGATTGCACAGATGGTGGGAGCGGGTGCCATTATCCATCTTTTAGTAGGGATACCCTATGAAGTTTCCGTACTCATCATCGGTGTGCTGATGATCGTCTACGTCGTTTTCGGCGGGATGCTGGCCACCAGCTGGGTTCAGATCATCAAAGCCGTCCTCCTCATGGCGGCGACCATTTTAATTAGTATCCTCGTGCTTGCATACTTCGGCTTTAACTTATCTTCTCTCTTCGCCGGGGTAGCCGAGAAGAGTGGAGAGGCGATGCTTCAGCCCGGCCTTCTTTATAAGAACCCCATCGACCTCGTCTCCTTAGGCCTTGCCCTCATCTTAGGGACGGCCGGAATGCCCCATATCTTGATCCGCTTTTATACGGTGCCGAGCGCCCAAGAGGCAAGAACCTCCGTCGTCTGGGCCATGATCATCATCGGCGCCTTCTACATCATGACCACTTTCTTGGGATTTGGCGCAGCCTATTTCGTCGGCAAAGAGACCATCGTAGCCCAGGATAAGGGAGGAAACATGGCTGCGCCCCTTTTGGCCCAATATCTTGCAGGAGGGCCCGGCACGGTGGGAGGAGAACTCTTTATGGCCACGATTGCTGCGGTAGCTTTCGCCACGATTGTGGCGGTGGTTGCAGGTCTTACCATCACCGCATCCAGCGCCTTTGCCCATGACATTTACACCAACATCATCAAGAAGGGAAAAGCGACGGAGTTGCAGCAGTTTAAGGTGGCCCGTTACACCGCATTCATTGTCGGCGCCGTTGCGATCCTGATCGGAATCCTGGGAAAAGGGCAAAACGTGGCTTATTTGGTCGCATTGGCCTTCGCCGTGGCCGCCAGCGCCAACTTGCCGGTCATTCTCTTCTCCGTTTATTGGAAGCGCTTTAACACCGCCGGTGCCGTGACCGGGATGCTGGTGGGACTGATCGCTTCGGTCGGGCTCGTGATCCTTGGTCCCAGCGTCATGAAGGAGAATGCCCTCATCCACCTGGCCAATCCGGGGATCATCAGCATCCCCCTCGGATTCCTCGCCTCCATTTTAGTCACCCTCATGACCAAACCGGAAACAACGGATGAGAAATATGAGGAACTGTATGTAAAAGCCAATACGGGAATCGGAGCAGAGCTGTAG
- a CDS encoding DUF485 domain-containing protein — translation MGNWSKISSSKEFKELERSKALFVWPITILFILYYLSLPLLAGYAKPLMNTYVVGSVTFGYLYAVAQFFVAWILAFVYVGRARRFDESANKLHDEFK, via the coding sequence ATGGGGAATTGGAGCAAAATTTCCTCATCCAAAGAATTTAAGGAACTAGAACGTTCCAAGGCTCTCTTTGTCTGGCCCATCACCATCTTGTTTATCCTTTACTATCTTTCTTTGCCTCTGCTCGCAGGGTACGCCAAGCCGCTGATGAACACCTATGTGGTCGGATCCGTCACCTTTGGCTACCTTTATGCCGTCGCCCAGTTTTTTGTAGCCTGGATCTTGGCTTTCGTCTACGTAGGGCGTGCGCGTCGCTTTGATGAAAGCGCTAACAAACTCCACGATGAATTTAAGTAG
- a CDS encoding 3'-5' exonuclease: protein MIPFLPFLQSHFVEAVNSPSHTKWPSPEMNLLDLPYVVIDTETTGYHPQKGDRIISIGAVKWDPQNKKEVDSFYQLVNPMRPIPEMIQSLTGITGEMVEKRPPIGEVLPSFLEWIGEAVVIGHAIRFDLRFMEPALRREHKGKFPFPFADTKQLAHLLYPSLPSYSLEALANRFSLPVVNRHHALEDARLTGKVLGILLDLLREQGFHTWGDLLQFLKVREHPLMKGKGENH from the coding sequence ATGATCCCCTTTCTCCCTTTCCTCCAGTCTCATTTCGTGGAAGCGGTGAATTCACCATCCCATACAAAATGGCCCTCGCCCGAGATGAACCTCCTCGATCTTCCCTATGTGGTGATCGACACGGAAACCACAGGGTATCACCCGCAGAAGGGGGACCGGATTATCTCCATCGGTGCGGTGAAGTGGGACCCACAGAATAAAAAGGAGGTTGATTCTTTCTATCAGTTGGTTAATCCCATGCGGCCCATCCCGGAGATGATACAATCACTGACCGGGATTACAGGAGAAATGGTGGAAAAACGCCCTCCAATCGGGGAAGTTTTGCCTTCTTTCCTGGAGTGGATCGGGGAGGCGGTGGTGATCGGCCACGCCATCCGCTTTGACCTTCGTTTCATGGAACCGGCCCTTCGCAGAGAACATAAGGGGAAATTTCCTTTCCCCTTCGCCGATACGAAACAGCTTGCCCACCTTCTCTACCCCTCTCTCCCTTCCTATTCTTTGGAAGCCCTTGCAAATCGTTTCTCTCTCCCCGTCGTAAACCGGCATCATGCCCTCGAGGATGCTCGCCTCACCGGAAAAGTCCTTGGGATTCTCCTCGACCTTCTCAGGGAACAGGGCTTTCACACGTGGGGCGATCTCCTCCAATTTTTAAAGGTACGGGAACATCCCCTCATGAAGGGAAAGGGGGAGAACCATTGA